A window of the Serratia symbiotica genome harbors these coding sequences:
- a CDS encoding IS4 family transposase, with product MLLSQALDAVLKFSPKEFAALSDLLSPELIDECLADTGVVTLRKRRLPMEMMVWAVAGMSLFRSFSMNQLVSHLDIMLPGKRPFVAPSAVVQARQRLGEDVVRLVFEKTRQLWFEKTPLSHWNGLTLMAVDGTLWRTPDTPENDAAFGRTANEYAQSDWPQLRMVCQMEVTSHLLSGVSFGSVSETSEVDLAAQLAGQTQDHSLTILDKGFYALGLLHHWWSSGTEKHWMIPLRKGAQYQVREKLGAGHELVELSLPPQARKKWKDAPQTLTARLISKEINGKTIQILTSMCDPLRYPKADIVDLYGQRWEIEQGFREMKQHLLQNELTLRSRKPELIRQELWGVVLAYNLLRFMMAQMAYSLKNVEPYQIGFKQAALYLTAQLSILPAVAPGKVPKVMNEILAMAESFVLPARRQRHYPRAVKKKPQRYPLRRPQKLN from the coding sequence ATGTTACTGAGTCAGGCGCTTGATGCCGTTCTTAAATTCTCTCCTAAAGAGTTTGCTGCACTGTCTGATTTGCTCTCACCTGAGCTTATCGATGAGTGCCTGGCTGATACCGGGGTCGTGACGCTTCGCAAGCGCCGTCTCCCCATGGAGATGATGGTCTGGGCTGTCGCCGGTATGTCCTTGTTCCGCTCATTTTCCATGAATCAGTTGGTTTCACATCTCGATATTATGCTGCCGGGTAAGCGTCCTTTTGTCGCACCCAGCGCCGTGGTACAAGCCCGTCAGCGGCTCGGGGAAGATGTGGTTAGACTGGTTTTCGAGAAAACACGCCAACTCTGGTTCGAGAAAACACCGTTATCCCACTGGAACGGTCTGACATTGATGGCTGTAGACGGCACTCTGTGGAGAACACCGGACACGCCGGAAAATGATGCTGCTTTTGGACGAACAGCTAATGAGTATGCCCAGTCCGACTGGCCACAGCTGCGTATGGTCTGTCAGATGGAAGTGACCAGTCATCTGTTATCCGGTGTGAGCTTTGGCAGCGTGTCAGAAACCAGCGAAGTTGACCTTGCCGCTCAATTGGCCGGGCAGACGCAGGACCACTCACTGACGATACTGGATAAAGGCTTCTATGCACTCGGGTTGCTTCACCACTGGTGGTCATCAGGAACAGAAAAACACTGGATGATCCCACTGCGCAAAGGCGCGCAGTATCAGGTGCGCGAGAAGCTGGGTGCAGGACATGAACTGGTCGAACTCAGCTTACCCCCTCAGGCCCGTAAGAAATGGAAAGATGCGCCTCAAACACTGACGGCGAGGTTGATAAGTAAAGAAATCAACGGAAAAACAATACAGATCCTGACGTCAATGTGCGATCCGTTACGTTACCCTAAAGCTGATATCGTTGACCTTTACGGGCAGCGTTGGGAAATCGAGCAGGGCTTCAGAGAAATGAAACAGCATCTGTTGCAAAATGAACTGACGCTGAGAAGCAGAAAGCCAGAGCTAATAAGACAGGAACTCTGGGGTGTAGTGCTGGCTTATAACCTGCTGAGGTTCATGATGGCACAGATGGCTTACAGCCTGAAAAACGTGGAGCCTTACCAGATAGGGTTTAAACAGGCTGCACTGTATCTAACAGCGCAACTGAGCATACTGCCAGCGGTGGCTCCGGGAAAGGTGCCGAAAGTGATGAATGAAATCCTGGCGATGGCTGAAAGCTTCGTCCTGCCAGCCCGACGGCAAAGACATTATCCAAGAGCGGTAAAAAAGAAGCCGCAACGTTACCCGTTGCGGCGTCCTCAAAAGCTTAACTGA